One Setaria italica strain Yugu1 chromosome I, Setaria_italica_v2.0, whole genome shotgun sequence DNA window includes the following coding sequences:
- the LOC101780171 gene encoding GDSL esterase/lipase At4g10955, whose protein sequence is MAVERDVFAISGPTYLKCVDWNCEHNRRSVAASLVQAVYVLERDRQLNRQSVEALAPPWWEFFHFELIRKLIDDADMSTFGAIFEFNPPSSEEASAMNAPRFVIAFRGTITEKDTISRDLSLDLHLVQNGLHRTSRFTIAMQAVQNVASVFPGSKVWLAGHSLGAGMAILTGRNMAKKGELLESFLFNPPFVAAPIERIRDERVKHGFRIARSVITAGLTIAMKGKTEGNSQRSVAEESFSILSSWTPYLYVNPGDHICSEYIGYFQHRKNMEDLGAGFIEKLATQNSIGDLFFKALGWESEPLHLLPSADLIVNVSPSPDFKYAHGISQWWQPELNLQCSKYRY, encoded by the exons ATGGCTGTGGAAAGAGATGTGTTTGCCATCTCAGGGCCGACATATCTGAAATGTGTTGATTG GAACTGCGAGCACAATCGGAGATCTGTGGCTGCAAGCTTAGTTCAGGCTGTATATGTGTTGGAGAGAGACCGGCAACTAAATCGTCAATCTGTTGAAGCCTTGGCACCTCCATGGTGGGAATTCTTCCATTTTGAGCTGATTCGCAAACTCATTGATGATGCTGATATGTCCACATTTGGTGCAATATTTGAATTTAATCCTCCTTCAAGTGAAGAAGCTTCTGCTATGAATGCTCCAAGATTTGTCATTGCTTTCAGAGGCACCATAACAGAAAAGGATACCATCTCTAGGGATCTTTCCCTTGACCTCCATCTTGTACAAAATGGTCTCCATAGGACCTCAAGATTTACCATTGCAATGCAAGCTGTTCAAAATGTCGCCTCAGTTTTCCCCGGATCCAAAGTTTGGCTAGCAGGCCACTCACTGGGTGCAGGTATGGCTATCCTTACCGGAAGAAACATGGCTAAGAAGGGTGAGCTTTTGGAAAGCTTTCTCTTCAATCCACCCTTTGTCGCTGCTCCAATTGAAAGGATCAGAGATGAAAGGGTAAAGCACGGTTTCCGCATCGCAAGAAGTGTAATTACTGCCGGATTAACCATTGCAATGAAAGGTAAAACTGAGGGGAACAGTCAGAGATCTGTTGCTGAAGAATCTTTCAGCATTTTGTCATCATGGACGCCATATCTATACGTCAATCCAGGAGACCACATTTGTTCAGAGTACATCGGGTACTTCCAGCACCGGAAGAACATGGAGGATCTCGGCGCTGGATTTATCGAGAAGCTCGCAACACAGAATTCTATAGGAGATCTGTTCTTCAAGGCATTAGGGTGGGAATCAGAACCActgcaccttcttccttctgctGACTTAATTGTCAACGTGAGCCCTTCACCTGATTTCAAATATGCTCATGGCATCAGCCAGTGGTGGCAGCCCGAGCTGAACTTACAGTGCAGTAAATATCGGTACTAA